One genomic region from Sphingomonas paeninsulae encodes:
- a CDS encoding GNAT family N-acetyltransferase yields the protein MTGHRIDVGSPDDLPELMAVMTAAFDPRFGEAWTASQCLALMTMPGTRLILARAETLLGFALIRTVVDECELMMLGVDPATQRRGVGLSLLNNVVSIATSEQASAVFLEVRSGNPATELYIRSGFEKVGLRLRYYRGNKGETFDAETYRFMLR from the coding sequence ATGACCGGTCATCGCATCGACGTCGGATCGCCGGATGATCTGCCGGAACTGATGGCAGTTATGACGGCCGCGTTCGATCCACGCTTTGGTGAAGCGTGGACGGCGAGCCAGTGCCTTGCGCTGATGACCATGCCGGGCACGCGACTGATACTTGCCCGCGCCGAAACTTTGCTCGGTTTTGCACTGATACGGACCGTCGTCGATGAATGTGAACTGATGATGTTGGGCGTCGATCCGGCCACGCAACGACGGGGAGTTGGTTTAAGTCTGTTAAATAACGTTGTCTCTATTGCAACTTCTGAACAGGCTTCGGCAGTATTTCTTGAAGTTCGATCCGGTAACCCCGCGACTGAGCTATATATTCGTTCAGGGTTCGAGAAAGTCGGATTGCGGCTGCGATATTATCGCGGCAATAAAGGTGAAACGTTCGACGCTGAGACCTATCGCTTCATGCTGCGTTAA
- the tsaB gene encoding tRNA (adenosine(37)-N6)-threonylcarbamoyltransferase complex dimerization subunit type 1 TsaB — protein MVIETATSVCSVALIENGAVVAAAHENVGRGHAERLLPMIAALPDGGRASSILVDCGPGSFTGIRVGVAAARGLGLGWGVSVSGFSSLALLATGHLALHPDEAVTVAINAGHGQIFVQSFECAPVAELDALASLFPDAAVAVACNVVVGNAAADIVDRRGTGQAVERTPDARDAVFLSPNLSALPAVPIYGRGADAKPMAVTAHSS, from the coding sequence CTGGTGATCGAAACGGCAACGTCGGTCTGTTCGGTTGCCTTGATTGAGAATGGAGCAGTCGTTGCGGCGGCGCACGAGAATGTCGGGCGTGGACATGCCGAACGACTGCTTCCGATGATCGCAGCCCTTCCCGATGGAGGCCGGGCATCTTCGATACTGGTCGATTGTGGCCCCGGCAGTTTTACCGGCATTCGCGTCGGCGTCGCAGCGGCGCGTGGACTTGGACTGGGCTGGGGTGTGTCTGTCAGCGGTTTTTCGTCGCTGGCGTTACTGGCGACCGGGCATTTGGCTTTGCACCCGGATGAGGCCGTCACAGTCGCGATCAATGCAGGCCACGGTCAAATATTTGTCCAGTCTTTCGAGTGTGCGCCGGTGGCTGAACTCGATGCTCTGGCTTCACTGTTTCCCGATGCCGCCGTTGCGGTCGCGTGCAATGTCGTGGTCGGCAATGCCGCTGCTGACATCGTGGATAGACGCGGCACAGGACAGGCGGTGGAACGTACTCCCGACGCACGCGATGCGGTGTTCCTGTCGCCAAATCTCTCCGCGTTGCCAGCAGTTCCGATTTACGGCCGGGGCGCGGACGCCAAACCCATGGCGGTCACGGCGCACTCGTCATGA
- a CDS encoding malonic semialdehyde reductase encodes MATPLNDAALDQLFRTARSYNGYTDKPVSHEQMDAIWELMKFGPTSANMLPARLIWCESLQAKEKLASFSSEANRAKIMSAPVTVIVGMDLEFYNHLPELFPPADARSWFAGNDALIEISAMRNSSLQGAYLIMAARALGLDTGPMSGFDNASVDAEFFAGTTFKSNFISTVGYGEPTSVFERLPRPGFERFNTIK; translated from the coding sequence ATGGCCACACCGCTTAATGATGCCGCACTCGACCAGCTTTTCCGCACCGCGCGCAGCTATAATGGTTATACCGACAAGCCAGTCAGCCACGAACAGATGGACGCCATCTGGGAACTGATGAAGTTCGGCCCGACGTCGGCAAATATGCTGCCTGCGCGCCTGATCTGGTGTGAGAGTCTGCAAGCCAAAGAAAAGCTCGCCAGTTTTTCGAGCGAAGCGAACCGGGCCAAGATCATGAGTGCGCCAGTGACGGTGATCGTCGGTATGGATCTGGAGTTCTATAATCACCTCCCCGAACTGTTCCCGCCTGCCGATGCACGAAGCTGGTTTGCCGGCAACGATGCGCTGATCGAAATCAGTGCGATGCGTAACTCGTCGTTGCAGGGTGCCTATCTCATCATGGCTGCTCGTGCACTCGGTCTCGATACCGGGCCGATGTCAGGCTTTGACAACGCTTCTGTCGATGCTGAATTTTTTGCAGGCACGACGTTCAAGTCAAACTTTATCTCGACTGTCGGATATGGTGAGCCGACCAGCGTGTTCGAGCGCCTTCCGCGTCCGGGCTTCGAACGGTTCAACACGATAAAGTGA
- a CDS encoding NifU family protein — MLIETETTPNPATLKFMPGRAVMDMGTRDFATPEEADASPLAEALFTLGDVQGVFFGRDFVSVTAGPGSNWADLKPDVLSILLDHFSGGMPLFKPATAGGIAVSDAPSTDNPEDADIIDQIKDLIETRVRPAVAADGGDIIYQSFNNGNVYLKMQGACAGCPSSTATLKQGIESLLKHYVPEVTGVFAV, encoded by the coding sequence ATGCTGATCGAAACCGAAACAACCCCGAATCCCGCCACGCTGAAATTCATGCCCGGCCGCGCCGTTATGGACATGGGAACCCGCGACTTTGCAACACCGGAAGAAGCCGATGCGTCGCCATTGGCTGAGGCGCTGTTTACGCTGGGCGATGTCCAGGGCGTGTTCTTCGGTCGCGACTTCGTATCGGTTACGGCGGGGCCCGGAAGCAACTGGGCCGACCTGAAGCCCGATGTGCTGTCGATCCTGCTCGATCATTTCAGTGGCGGTATGCCCTTGTTCAAACCCGCGACGGCTGGCGGTATCGCGGTCTCTGATGCACCTTCGACCGACAACCCCGAAGATGCCGACATCATCGACCAGATCAAAGACCTGATCGAAACCCGCGTGCGGCCTGCCGTAGCAGCAGATGGCGGCGACATTATTTACCAGAGCTTCAATAACGGTAACGTGTATTTGAAGATGCAGGGTGCCTGCGCCGGATGCCCTTCTTCGACCGCCACGTTGAAACAAGGTATCGAATCGCTGCTGAAACACTATGTGCCGGAGGTGACCGGGGTTTTCGCGGTCTGA
- a CDS encoding DEAD/DEAH box helicase, with protein MTKFSDLGLSPQILDALSAKGYDVPTPIQAQAIPSLLEGRDLCGIAQTGTGKTAAFALPSLMRLAASGNKRMPGACRMLVLSPTRELAAQIAQSFSDYGKGMNLAVGVVFGGMPIGRQIKMCGQGLDILVATPGRLIDLIEQRALNLRHVEIFVLDEADQMLDLGFIHALKQIDRLLPKQRQSLFFSATMPKSISELGDRFLTDPVKVSVAPVSSTAERVDQYVTFVNAAEKMALLTIVIQNEPIDRALVFSRTKHGADKIVKFLAAAGIRSAAIHGNKSQNARMDALDAFKKGDIKILIATDIAARGIDVSGVSHVFNFDLPNVAEQYVHRIGRTARAGASGIAVSFVDGEEKGWLKSIERLTGVALTPTPLPPQFDELRSKLPKPVITRNAPNGRGGTRSDAPRTDDTRRHFPRRPGGVGAHKSAVKRTGGR; from the coding sequence ATGACTAAATTTTCCGATCTCGGCCTTTCGCCGCAGATTCTCGATGCCCTTTCGGCCAAGGGATATGATGTTCCGACGCCAATTCAGGCGCAGGCCATCCCTTCGCTGCTCGAAGGTCGCGACCTTTGCGGTATCGCGCAGACCGGCACCGGCAAAACAGCGGCATTCGCCCTGCCATCGCTGATGCGTCTGGCTGCCTCGGGCAACAAGCGTATGCCCGGAGCCTGCCGGATGCTCGTCCTGTCGCCGACCCGCGAACTTGCGGCTCAGATTGCCCAGTCGTTCAGCGATTATGGCAAGGGTATGAACCTGGCCGTCGGCGTTGTGTTCGGCGGTATGCCGATCGGACGTCAGATCAAGATGTGCGGACAGGGGCTCGACATCCTCGTCGCCACGCCCGGCCGTCTGATCGATCTGATCGAACAGCGCGCATTGAACCTGCGTCACGTCGAAATCTTTGTTCTCGACGAAGCCGACCAGATGCTCGACCTCGGTTTCATCCATGCGTTGAAGCAGATCGACCGCCTGTTGCCAAAGCAGCGCCAGTCGCTGTTCTTCTCAGCCACCATGCCCAAGTCGATTTCCGAACTCGGCGACCGCTTCCTGACCGACCCTGTGAAGGTTTCGGTGGCTCCGGTTTCATCGACCGCAGAACGCGTCGATCAATATGTGACGTTCGTGAACGCTGCCGAGAAAATGGCGCTGCTGACGATCGTCATTCAGAACGAACCAATCGACCGCGCGCTGGTGTTCAGCCGCACGAAACATGGCGCCGACAAGATCGTGAAGTTCCTGGCCGCCGCCGGCATCCGTTCGGCAGCAATCCACGGCAACAAATCGCAGAACGCCCGCATGGACGCGCTCGACGCGTTTAAAAAGGGTGACATCAAGATCCTGATCGCAACCGACATCGCTGCACGCGGCATCGACGTTTCGGGTGTTAGCCATGTATTCAACTTCGACCTTCCAAACGTCGCTGAACAGTACGTCCACCGTATCGGTCGTACCGCACGCGCCGGAGCCAGCGGCATCGCCGTCAGCTTCGTCGATGGTGAGGAAAAGGGCTGGTTGAAGAGCATCGAACGCCTGACCGGCGTTGCGCTGACACCAACTCCGCTGCCTCCGCAGTTCGATGAGTTGCGCTCAAAGCTGCCTAAGCCTGTCATCACCCGCAATGCGCCGAATGGCCGTGGCGGCACGCGCAGCGACGCACCCCGCACCGACGATACGCGTCGTCATTTCCCACGTCGTCCCGGCGGCGTTGGCGCCCACAAGTCTGCCGTAAAGCGTACCGGCGGGCGGTAA